The bacterium genome contains the following window.
TAAAAGTAAGGCCTATGATAGATATCAGATGGATCCAGTGCATCAGTCTGACCGGCGACAGAATGTATTCCTTTTCCGTTACCGGATTATAGTTACCTTTGAGAAACCGGTTTTGGAAACGGCCACTCAGAATATTGCCCAGGAAGTGAAGAAGGATGACAATCAGTGAGAAACCAAAGATACCTACTGCGATGCGATCAATGACAGGATACGCAACCATGCCTCTTTTACCTCCGGGAAAGATTATCGGTCCTGATGATTAATTATGACACCTTAATTACGAGGTCGTAAAACTGTTGAGGCTTTTAAATTACCAAAAGGGCTTGTAAGCACAAGAAGCCCCTCCATATATAGCACAGATATATTTTTTTTGTCAAGCATAAAGAGGCGCGTTTATGATTAAATCCTGACTTATTGAAGTATGAAGCCTCTACAGATTGAACCGGAATGAGGCAGTATTTGCATTTTTTCTCCGAAGCAGGCTTTCGGAGATAGCGATAAAATCATAGGTGATATTAGCTGCATTTTTAACATATTATTACTATATTTTTACTATGTATTAAGCTTCTTTTTTTGCACTTCTTATGCTTCAAGCTCATCATATTGACTTACAGAGGAGATTACCCTATGTCCGCCAAAGCAAAGCTGATAAATAAAAACTCTGTGACCAGTTTCCTGAACGGCTGCATTCTTTCTCTCATGCTGCTTCCCATCCTTTTCTCCCTCCCTGTCTCCAGTGTCCGGGCCGCAGCTCCACCTGCTCAACCCCTCAGCGGACCGGGCGGGTCCGATTACCCGCACACCGGAGTCATCTCCTCTGTCCATGGGCAGGGAGATCTTAAATATTATATCTTTGAACCGCATGGACCGAAACCCGAGATTGCGCCGCTCATTGTTTTCGCTCATGGATGGGGTGGCATAAATCCTACCGACTATGGCAGTTGGATCAACCATCTGGTCAGAAACGGGAATATTGTGGTTTATCCCGTGTATCAGACATATCGAGACATGTTCACGGGATTCTCAGCATATACCGCACATTGCATGACAGCCATCCAGGATGCCCTGGAAGAGCTCCGGAGGCCAGGGCATGTAACACCGGAGCTTGATAAATTCGCAACGGTAGGACACTCTCTTGGAGGGCTTCTGGCGGCTAATATTGCTTCCTCCTGTGCAGCCGCAAGAGCGGCAGGGCGGGCTGATCTGCCTGTCGCCAAAGCGGTTATGTCGGTCGAGCCGGGCGGAACGCCGGTTTTGCCGCTCGAGGATTTATCCCCGATTCCCGCTGATACGCTTTTGCTTACCGTGGTAGGCGATCAGGACAAAATCGTCGGCAGTTTTGATGCCAGGAAAATTTTTTCCCGCACCTCGCAAATCCCGCTTGAGAACAAGGATTTCATCACTCTGGTGTCTGACTATCATGGACAGCCTGCCCTGGTTGCAGACCATTTTGCCCCAACGTGCGAATCACCTCTGGGCAGCAGCCTGATGCCCAGCTTGAGCGATGTGTTCGGTGGTCAGAAATACGCCTCTAATGCCCTTGATTTTTATGGCACCTGGAAATTATTCGATGCGCTCACCGATGCCGCCTTTTATGGGAAAAACCGGGAATATGCTCTTGGCAACACTCCGCAGCAGCGCTATATGGGCACATGGAGTGATGGCAGGCCGGTAAAAGAGATGGAAGTCACCGATACGCCGTAGCAGTTGTCCCGGTTATATGCCTGAAGTATTTCGGATAAAATATAAAACCCGGCCGATGCTCTCCTCGTCATCGGCCGGGCAACCATAAAGGATGTAATTTTGCAGTGTGGGAAGCCTGCCAGGGGTTTCCCCCGGCAGGGTGCCTTTATGGCTTTAAGGCTGGCACTCACCCCTGAAGTAAGCCCACTCTTCACATTCAGTCTTGTCGCTGAAGATGCAGACTCCGTACTGGCTCCCATCTGCATCGGTTCTGATTTCACTGATTCCGCCATTTTCTTTGCAGTAGGCCGAAGCAGGATTGCCTATGCCGACACTTCCTGTCTGGCCGCCGAGTTGAGGAGCTATCTCAGGACCGCCGTAAAATTCGGGGCCTTCGTAAGACGACTGGCACTCACCCCTGAAGAAAGCCCAGGCATCGCATTCGGTCCCGTCACTGAAGATGCAGACTCCATTCTGAGAGCCGTCTTCAGCGGTTCTGATTTCATAGATGCCGCCATTTTGTTCGCAGTTGACCGCTGAAGGATTGGGTATGCCGGTATTTCCCGTATTTCCATCATAGCGGGGTGCCACGGGCTCCGGCCTGGACGTGGTGTCTTCACAAGACTGGCACTCGCCCTTGAAGTACAGAGAATCGGGGCATTCACATCCATCACCATAGATGCAGACCCCGCGCTGGCTGCCGTCTTCATCGGTTATGATTTTGTAAGTTCCGCCATGTTCCTTGCAGAAGGTTGCAGCAGGATTGGCTAAGCCGATATCGTTTGTATGGTCATTGGAACCGGCAAGTATGCCGCTGAAGTTGTAATTAAACGGACCGAAGCTGCTGTTAAAAGGATTGGCCGACCAGCTCGATGTACCATAGGTACCGAAAGAATTCCTGGACCAGTCAACCGGATTGGAACCGGCAGCAGTAGAGGGGAGCCCAAAGAGGCTGGAATTGCTGATGGAGAAAGAATTATTGAACCCGAACAGGTTAGAGCTGCTGGTCGAATTGCTGCCGCTCCAGCCAAAATTGAAGGCATTGGCAGGATAGCTGGACCAGACCGGGGCTGCATTGAAGGTGTTGCCATAAGAATTTCCGAAAGAGGCAGCGGTCCTGCTGTATCCGCCAAGGTCGGCAAACGGGCTGTAGCTGGTGAGTCTGCCGAAGCTATAAGAGCTTGCTGGTGCGATCAGAACCGGCTTGGCAAAGAGCAGCGAGGGCTGCGGCGATATCAGGTATTTGTCAAATATTGGCTCGGGAACTTCTTTACCGGGGCCGATCGATACTATTCCAACTTCCGCATATGGGTCATCCGGGGCTACGAGATTATCCGGGATATTATTGCCTTCAGATACCCCCTTGCCAATGCCGATCGATACTATTCCGACTTCCGCGTGCGGATCATCCGGGGCTGCGACAACGATTTTTTCTTCCCTCGAAAACCCTTTGTCAATCTTCCTTTGGGCAATCGACGGGGTAGTAAAAAAGCATACTAAAGCCAATGAGGTTACTGCAAAGAAGAGTTTGTTGAATCCAGTCTTGCGTTTCATGATTGATGCTCCTTTCGATATTCCTCTGTTAGAAACTATCTTACTTAACCTATACTGAAGAAGAGAGATTGGAAAATCTTATAATAATATGCAGCTACTTTACCCTTAAATTTATCTGAACCTGAATTCTGCAATAGGAGTAATGCAAGGGTCATGCCAGGACAATTTCTCTTGAATTTTCTGGATACAGGATCAGGAGAGCGGCAGAGGACTGGCAAAAGGCCCAAAACTTCTGGCTGGTTTGGGGATCGAGGGCATAACGTGGAGGGGATACCTGTGCGCAGGTATCAGATTTCTGAGAAACCACACTCAAAACCGGGAAATTTTATATCAAAAATCTGAGAGTTTCTTTCAGAAATTTGATGATAGCTGAAAACCCCATGAAAAAGCTGCTTAAAACAAATAGCTCACCGTCGCGGAGTATGATTGCTTCTGATATTTCTCTGATGATGAGGAAGGGTCTGTCCGGGAGAGCAGGTACTTCATTTCCAGAGAATAATTATCTCGAATATCCTTCGAGAGACTCAATACCAGGACATTATTCGATTGTTCAATGGTATCATCATCCGGCACCGAGGATATGGTGGGCTCCTGAGAATCGTATTTACAAAGCTGCAATTGCCCGTAGCATTGCAGGGTCACCTCCCAGCACAGCGGCAATGCAGTGAGAATTGAGAACTGATGGGCGTTGAACGAGTATTCTGCGTGGTCTGAAGTGTTCCTTTGAAGAGCATAGGCTGGGTTGATAAGAAGGCCATGAATCCACTGACAGCCGAAAGAAAGCTCATAGAAGGTGTCGGCATGTTCCTGAACAAGGGTTCCCCGATGTTTTTCGAACCGGAAGATCTCCACCTTGGCGCTGAGGCAGCCGGTCAGGGTGCTGGTGAAAAGGGCATTGGTCATGAATTGGATCTGGTGATTTTTTGAATCAAGAAATTCCCGGTCCACGTAGTTCCGGTGATGGTATAAGTATCTGATGCCACTATCAAAAGCGTTTTCACAGTATTTCAATACTACCCCACTGTTCCAATACCGATATCCATATTCGCCCTGAATGGGCACATCTTCAGCGCGAGAGATGCTCTTGTATTTTACCTTGCCGAGGACCTCAGAGGAGACTTTTGGTGAGATAAGGAGGGAAAGTCCCAGGTCAGCCTGATTGAGGAGAATATTTTCATCCTCGCTTACCATCACCCTGGAACCATTTTGGAAACGAAATACACCTCCAAGGCGTTTGGAATGAGGGAATAATGAAATCCTGGAATCCAGGTGGACACTGGGAAACAAATGATTTGTCTTTGATGCGGCCTGGGTGAGCACGATATTATCATATCCCAGGGATAATCTGCCCGTAACTTTGCCGTTCTCAGTTCCCGGAGCGGAACGAGGGCAGGAAAATGTTCCGATAAGTGCAAGCAATAAAATGATAATCCTTCTCACTGACCCGTAACTTCTTGAGCCCCTGGTCAGGGCTGCTTCTCTGGATCCAGCTCCTTGGCCCGCTTGTAGAAGTTGTGCGTTTTTTGCTGTAATTGTTGAATCTGGCTTGCGAGCCGGGACTTTTGCTCTTTCAGGAGCTCGATTTGCCTGTCTATACTGTTTCGGGATAGGATTAAATCAGAGGGTGAAGAATCGACACCCTCTCTCCCGACAATGAACGATGGGGCCCCGGTTTCCGGGCTGGCTGGAGGAGACATCGGCTGGCTCTCCAGGGGAGGGACCCCGCGTAAGG
Protein-coding sequences here:
- a CDS encoding alpha/beta hydrolase; amino-acid sequence: MSAKAKLINKNSVTSFLNGCILSLMLLPILFSLPVSSVRAAAPPAQPLSGPGGSDYPHTGVISSVHGQGDLKYYIFEPHGPKPEIAPLIVFAHGWGGINPTDYGSWINHLVRNGNIVVYPVYQTYRDMFTGFSAYTAHCMTAIQDALEELRRPGHVTPELDKFATVGHSLGGLLAANIASSCAAARAAGRADLPVAKAVMSVEPGGTPVLPLEDLSPIPADTLLLTVVGDQDKIVGSFDARKIFSRTSQIPLENKDFITLVSDYHGQPALVADHFAPTCESPLGSSLMPSLSDVFGGQKYASNALDFYGTWKLFDALTDAAFYGKNREYALGNTPQQRYMGTWSDGRPVKEMEVTDTP
- a CDS encoding DUF333 domain-containing protein, which produces MKRKTGFNKLFFAVTSLALVCFFTTPSIAQRKIDKGFSREEKIVVAAPDDPHAEVGIVSIGIGKGVSEGNNIPDNLVAPDDPYAEVGIVSIGPGKEVPEPIFDKYLISPQPSLLFAKPVLIAPASSYSFGRLTSYSPFADLGGYSRTAASFGNSYGNTFNAAPVWSSYPANAFNFGWSGSNSTSSSNLFGFNNSFSISNSSLFGLPSTAAGSNPVDWSRNSFGTYGTSSWSANPFNSSFGPFNYNFSGILAGSNDHTNDIGLANPAATFCKEHGGTYKIITDEDGSQRGVCIYGDGCECPDSLYFKGECQSCEDTTSRPEPVAPRYDGNTGNTGIPNPSAVNCEQNGGIYEIRTAEDGSQNGVCIFSDGTECDAWAFFRGECQSSYEGPEFYGGPEIAPQLGGQTGSVGIGNPASAYCKENGGISEIRTDADGSQYGVCIFSDKTECEEWAYFRGECQP